One Ricinus communis isolate WT05 ecotype wild-type chromosome 2, ASM1957865v1, whole genome shotgun sequence DNA segment encodes these proteins:
- the LOC8281391 gene encoding DEAD-box ATP-dependent RNA helicase 39-like isoform X1, which yields MAGTSRTLLSLSLSTATKHYYPFLRFPKPSRVLLRFNFKPLCTTTASATGTETSTTTTFSDPDQAKHSILLERLRLRHLKNSSKTQQLKTQTQTQTKLVVNVETEKDDSFNKSKKGKKIAGSFEELSLSDEVMGAVREMEIEVPTEIQCIGIPAVLDGKSVVLGSHTGSGKTLAYMLPLVQLLRRDEALLGLLMKPRRPRAIVLCPTRELSEQVFRVAKSISHHARFRSTMVSGGGRMRPQEDSLNSPIDMIVGTPGRILQHIEDGNMVYGDIKYLVLDEADTMFDRGFGPDIRKFLGPLKNRASKPDGLGFQTILVTATMTKAVQKLIDEEFQGIVHLRTSTLHKKIASARHDFIKLSGSENKLEALLQVLEPSLAKGNRVMVFCNTLNSSRAVDHFLAENQISTVNYHGEVPAEQRVENLQKFKSDDGDCPTLVCTDLAARGLDLDVDHVVMFDFPLNSIDYLHRTGRTARMGAKGKVTSLVAKKDLQLAARIEEAIRKNESLESLTTDNVRRDIARAQITEQKGKKAKLIKLSSQKNKINTIADKSSTNSTKAASSVNKSRKASTPAKSVKAVKVAKTLKISRKTSSPGLTKKIASKKINAVKSTSSKLNVVPLRGRSSSSNKKNESLRRS from the exons ATGGCAGGCACATCAAGAACGCTCTTgagcctctctctctccacgGCAACAAAGCACTATTACCCTTTTCTTAGATTCCCAAAACCCAGCAGGGTTTTACTGCGTTTTAACTTTAAACCCCTTTGCACCACCACTGCCTCAGCCACAGGTACTGAAACATCCACCACAACAACATTCTCAGACCCAGACCAAGCAAAGCACTCAATCCTTTTAGAAAGACTCAGGCTTAGACACCTCAAGAACTCCTCAAAAACCCAACAACTCAAAACCCAAACCCAAACCCAAACAAAGTTAGTTGTTAATGTTGAGACTGAAAAAGATGATAGCTTTAACAAgtcaaagaaaggaaaaaagattgCGGGTAGTTTTGAGGAGTTGAGTTTGAGTGATGAGGTAATGGGTGCTGTTAGAGAAATGGAGATTGAGGTTCCTACTGAGATTCAGTGTATTGGGATTCCTGCTGTTTTGGATGGTAAAAGTGTAGTCTTGGGGTCTCATACTGGGTCTGGTAAGACTTTGGCTTATATGCTGCCTCTTGTTCAG TTGCTAAGACGGGATGAAGCATTGTTGGGTCTGTTAATGAAGCCTAGGCGTCCTCGGGCTATTGTTCTATGCCCTACGAGAGAGCTATCTGAACAG GTCTTTCGTGTGGCAAAGTCTATCAGTCATCACGCCCGATTCAGGTCTACCATGGTCAGTGGCGGTGGCCGAATGCGACCACAGGAAGACTCATTAAATAGCCCCATTGATATGATAGTTGGGACCCCTGGCAGGATTCTACAACATATTGAGGATGGGAATATGGTTTATGGTGACATAAaatacttg GTATTGGATGAGGCAGACACCATGTTTGATCGTGGCTTTGGTCCTGATATTAGGAAGTTTCTGGGCCCATTAAAAAATCGTGCATCAAAACCTGATGGCCTAGGGTTTCAAACGATTTTGGTCACTGCAACAATGACAAAG GCAGTTCAAAAGCTGATTGATGAGGAGTTTCAAGGAATAGTCCATTTGCGCACATCAACACTGCATAAAAAAATAGCATCTGCTCGCcatgattttataaaactttCAGGTTCTGAAAACAAGCTGGAAGCACTGTTACAG GTCCTTGAACCAAGTTTGGCAAAGGGAAACAGGGTGATGGTGTTCTGCAACACTTTGAATTCCAGCCGTGCTGTTGATCACTTTCTTGCTGAAAATCAAATCTCTACTGTCAACTATCATGGGGAAGTTCCAGCTGAACAAAG GGTTGAAAATCTCCAGAAGTTTAAGAGTGATGATGGAGACTGCCCGACATTGGTCTGCACCGACTTGGCTGCTAGGGGACTTGACTTGGATGTAGATCACGTTGTCATGTTTGATTTCCCCTTGAACTCT ATTGATTACCTTCATCGCACAGGAAGAACTGCTCGTATGGGTGCAAAAG GGAAAGTGACAAGCTTGGTGGCTAAAAAGGACTTGCAGTTGGCTGCTCGAATTGAGGAGGCAATTAGGAAGAATGAGAGCTTGGAATCCCTCACTACAGATAATGTTCGGAGGGATATTGCCAGGGCTCAAATAACTGAACAGAAGGGGAAGAAAGCAAAATTGATAAAACTATCCAGTCAAAAGAACAAGATTAACACTATAGCAGACAAATCTTCTACAAACAGCACTAAGGCTGCATCCTCAGTAAATAAATCTCGAAAAGCATCTACTCCAGCAAAATCTGTAAAGGCCGTTAAAGTTGCAAAGACACTGAAGATCTCCCGGAAAACATCATCTCCAGGTTTGACCAAGAAAATAGCAAGTAAAAAGATCAATGCTGTCAAATCTACATCATCAAAGCTTAATGTAGTGCCACTTAGAGGGCGCTCTTCTTCCTCTAACAAGAAGAATGAATCCCTAAGGCGTAGTTGA
- the LOC8281393 gene encoding peroxidase 12 — translation MASAKSMASLLGISSLLLLAFCFCTTEAQSRPPIVNGLSWTFYRSSCPKLEFIVRKELQKIFRKDIGQAAGLLRLHFHDCFVMGCDGSVLLDGSAGGPSEKSELPNLSLRKESFKIVDDLRARVHRRCGRVVSCSDIVAVAARDSVFLTGGPDYNVPLGRRDGVKFAETNATFEHLVAPFANTTTILDKLARKGLDATDAVALSGGHTIGISHCTSFTDRLYPSQDPTLDNTFANGLKQTCPQAETHNTTVLDIRSPNIFVNKYYVDLINRQGLFTSDQDLYTDARTRAIVTSFAANETLFFQKFVLSMIRMGQMDVLTGNQGEIRANCSARNSDSKYLVSVAEENLGSSSEMR, via the exons ATGGCTAGTGCTAAATCAATGGCTTCTCTCCTCGGGATCTCTTCTCTCTTACTACTAGCTTTTTGCTTTTGCACCACTGAAGCACAAAGCAGACCACCTATAGTGAATGGTCTATCATGGACATTCTACAGATCTAGCTGTCCTAAACTTGAGTTCATTGTCAGGAAAGAGCTCCAGAAAATCTTCAGGAAGGACATTGGTCAAGCTGCTGGCCTGCTTCGTCTCCACTTCCACGACTGCTTTGTTATG GGATGCGATGGATCAGTGTTGCTGGATGGATCAGCAGGTGGGCCAAGTGAGAAATCTGAGCTTCCTAACTTATCTTTGAGAAAAGAGTCTTTCAAAATCGTCGATGATCTCCGAGCGCGTGTTCATAGGCGGTGTGGCCGTGTGGTCTCTTGCTCCGATATTGTTGCAGTCGCTGCTCGTGATTCTGTTTTCTTG ACAGGTGGACCTGACTATAATGTCCCACTAGGAAGGCGAGATGGAGTAAAATTTGCAGAAACAAATGCAACTTTTGAACATCTAGTTGCACCTTTTGCTAACACGACAACAATTCTTGACAAGCTTGCAAGAAAAGGGCTTGATGCCACTGACGCAGTGGCACTATCAGGCGGCCACACTATTGGCATTAGCCACTGCACATCCTTCACCGACCGGCTATACCCATCACAGGATCCCACTCTGGACAATACTTTTGCTAATGGTCTGAAGCAGACGTGCCCACAAGCAGAAACACATAATACCACAGTCTTGGACATCAGGTCTCCTAACATATTTGTTAATAAGTACTATGTAGACCTCATAAACCGTCAGGGTCTGTTTACATCCGACCAAGATTTGTACACGGATGCAAGGACAAGGGCCATTGTTACTAGCTTTGCTGCTAACGAAACTTTGTTCTTTCAGAAGTTCGTGCTTTCCATGATCAGAATGGGGCAAATGGATGTGCTGACAGGCAATCAAGGGGAGATTCGTGCCAATTGCTCCGCGAGAAATTCTGATAGCAAATATCTGGTGTCTGTTGCAGAAGAGAATCTGGGTTCATCTTCTGAAATGAGATAA
- the LOC8281392 gene encoding DEAD-box ATP-dependent RNA helicase 39 isoform X2 — protein MKRTLKAFVNLALSSQSHPPLPIRQLSVLRALSTTTTTTTTRVSTESKEKESKKDSFILEKFRQRKLQGSLKTTIATTTKQQERSNCRADVVVGSKSEASIGEVVSGFEELGLKEEVAMAAGELGVWVPTEIQCVGIPAILEGKSLVLSSNSGSGRTLSYLLPLVQLLRGDEALSGMKPKQPKAIVLCTTEELSDEGFRIAKSISDFARLSRSGSDHLSPENMSKPPIGMLIGTPFEVVQQIEEGSIATDDIKYLVLGKSGILERLEHDNAGKVTAIVLKIDQMEAFEIIKSSDALKKKMAEAIDSFASGS, from the exons ATGAAAAGAACACTCAAAGCATTCGTCAATCTAGCTCTTTCTTCTCAATCACATCCACCACTACCCATCAGACAGCTTTCGGTTTTAAGGGCTctctccaccaccaccaccaccaccaccactagAGTCTCAACTGAGAGTAAGGAGAAAGAATCCAAGAAAGACTCTTTCATTCTTGAAAAATTTAGGCAGAGAAAACTTCAGGGTTCTTTGAAAACAACAATAGCAACAACTACCAAGCAACAGGAAAGGTCAAATTGTCGTGCTGATGTAGTAGTTGGGAGCAAAAGTGAGGCGAGTATAGGAGAGGTGGTGTCTGGTTTTGAAGAGTTGGGTTTGAAAGAAGAAGTGGCAATGGCTGCTGGTGAATTGGGTGTTTGGGTTCCTACTGAAATTCAATGTGTTGGTATTCCTGCTATTTTGGAAGGCAAGAGTTTGGTTTTGAGTTCAAATTCTGGGTCTGGCAGGACTCTCTCTTACTTGTTACCTCTTGTTCaa TTGTTGAGAGGAGATGAGGCTTTGTCTGGAATGAAGCCTAAGCAACCCAAAGCTATTGTCTTATGCACCACAGAGGAGCTATCTGATGAG GGATTTCGCATCGCTAAGTCTATCAGCGATTTTGCACGACTAAGCCGAAGTGGCTCTGATCATCTGTCTCCAGAGAATATGTCAAAACCCCCTATTGGAATGCTAATAGGAACACCTTTTGAGGTTGTCCAGCAAATTGAGGAGGGAAGCATTGCAACTGATGATATCAAATACTTG GTATTgggaaaaagtggtattttggAGCGTCTTGAGCATGATAATGCCGGAAAAGTGACTGCAATAGTGTTGAAGATAGACCAGATGGAGGCGTTTGAGATTATCAAGTCCTCAGATgctctgaagaagaaaatggccGAGGCTATTGACTCCTTTGCATCAGGATCTTGA
- the LOC8281391 gene encoding DEAD-box ATP-dependent RNA helicase 39-like isoform X2 produces MAGTSRTLLSLSLSTATKHYYPFLRFPKPSRVLLRFNFKPLCTTTASATGTETSTTTTFSDPDQAKHSILLERLRLRHLKNSSKTQQLKTQTQTQTKLVVNVETEKDDSFNKSKKGKKIAGSFEELSLSDEVMGAVREMEIEVPTEIQCIGIPAVLDGKSVVLGSHTGSGKTLAYMLPLVQLLRRDEALLGLLMKPRRPRAIVLCPTRELSEQVFRVAKSISHHARFRSTMVSGGGRMRPQEDSLNSPIDMIVGTPGRILQHIEDGNMVYGDIKYLVLDEADTMFDRGFGPDIRKFLGPLKNRASKPDGLGFQTILVTATMTKAVQKLIDEEFQGIVHLRTSTLHKKIASARHDFIKLSGSENKLEALLQVLEPSLAKGNRVMVFCNTLNSSRAVDHFLAENQISTVNYHGEVPAEQRVENLQKFKSDDGDCPTLVCTDLAARGLDLDVDHVVMFDFPLNSIDYLHRTGRTARMGAKGKVTSLVAKKDLQLAARIEEAIRKNESLESLTTDNVRRDIARAQITEQKGKKAKLIKLSSQKNKINTIADKSSTNSTKAASSVNKSRKASTPAKSVKAVKVAKTLKISRKTSSPGLTMFPSES; encoded by the exons ATGGCAGGCACATCAAGAACGCTCTTgagcctctctctctccacgGCAACAAAGCACTATTACCCTTTTCTTAGATTCCCAAAACCCAGCAGGGTTTTACTGCGTTTTAACTTTAAACCCCTTTGCACCACCACTGCCTCAGCCACAGGTACTGAAACATCCACCACAACAACATTCTCAGACCCAGACCAAGCAAAGCACTCAATCCTTTTAGAAAGACTCAGGCTTAGACACCTCAAGAACTCCTCAAAAACCCAACAACTCAAAACCCAAACCCAAACCCAAACAAAGTTAGTTGTTAATGTTGAGACTGAAAAAGATGATAGCTTTAACAAgtcaaagaaaggaaaaaagattgCGGGTAGTTTTGAGGAGTTGAGTTTGAGTGATGAGGTAATGGGTGCTGTTAGAGAAATGGAGATTGAGGTTCCTACTGAGATTCAGTGTATTGGGATTCCTGCTGTTTTGGATGGTAAAAGTGTAGTCTTGGGGTCTCATACTGGGTCTGGTAAGACTTTGGCTTATATGCTGCCTCTTGTTCAG TTGCTAAGACGGGATGAAGCATTGTTGGGTCTGTTAATGAAGCCTAGGCGTCCTCGGGCTATTGTTCTATGCCCTACGAGAGAGCTATCTGAACAG GTCTTTCGTGTGGCAAAGTCTATCAGTCATCACGCCCGATTCAGGTCTACCATGGTCAGTGGCGGTGGCCGAATGCGACCACAGGAAGACTCATTAAATAGCCCCATTGATATGATAGTTGGGACCCCTGGCAGGATTCTACAACATATTGAGGATGGGAATATGGTTTATGGTGACATAAaatacttg GTATTGGATGAGGCAGACACCATGTTTGATCGTGGCTTTGGTCCTGATATTAGGAAGTTTCTGGGCCCATTAAAAAATCGTGCATCAAAACCTGATGGCCTAGGGTTTCAAACGATTTTGGTCACTGCAACAATGACAAAG GCAGTTCAAAAGCTGATTGATGAGGAGTTTCAAGGAATAGTCCATTTGCGCACATCAACACTGCATAAAAAAATAGCATCTGCTCGCcatgattttataaaactttCAGGTTCTGAAAACAAGCTGGAAGCACTGTTACAG GTCCTTGAACCAAGTTTGGCAAAGGGAAACAGGGTGATGGTGTTCTGCAACACTTTGAATTCCAGCCGTGCTGTTGATCACTTTCTTGCTGAAAATCAAATCTCTACTGTCAACTATCATGGGGAAGTTCCAGCTGAACAAAG GGTTGAAAATCTCCAGAAGTTTAAGAGTGATGATGGAGACTGCCCGACATTGGTCTGCACCGACTTGGCTGCTAGGGGACTTGACTTGGATGTAGATCACGTTGTCATGTTTGATTTCCCCTTGAACTCT ATTGATTACCTTCATCGCACAGGAAGAACTGCTCGTATGGGTGCAAAAG GGAAAGTGACAAGCTTGGTGGCTAAAAAGGACTTGCAGTTGGCTGCTCGAATTGAGGAGGCAATTAGGAAGAATGAGAGCTTGGAATCCCTCACTACAGATAATGTTCGGAGGGATATTGCCAGGGCTCAAATAACTGAACAGAAGGGGAAGAAAGCAAAATTGATAAAACTATCCAGTCAAAAGAACAAGATTAACACTATAGCAGACAAATCTTCTACAAACAGCACTAAGGCTGCATCCTCAGTAAATAAATCTCGAAAAGCATCTACTCCAGCAAAATCTGTAAAGGCCGTTAAAGTTGCAAAGACACTGAAGATCTCCCGGAAAACATCATCTCCAG GGTTAACAATGTTTCCATCAGAGTCATAA
- the LOC8281392 gene encoding DEAD-box ATP-dependent RNA helicase 39 isoform X1 produces MKRTLKAFVNLALSSQSHPPLPIRQLSVLRALSTTTTTTTTRVSTESKEKESKKDSFILEKFRQRKLQGSLKTTIATTTKQQERSNCRADVVVGSKSEASIGEVVSGFEELGLKEEVAMAAGELGVWVPTEIQCVGIPAILEGKSLVLSSNSGSGRTLSYLLPLVQLLRGDEALSGMKPKQPKAIVLCTTEELSDEGFRIAKSISDFARLSRSGSDHLSPENMSKPPIGMLIGTPFEVVQQIEEGSIATDDIKYLVLDDADAMFDNGFGPEISRIISSLKNRKSQSNDQRLQTVLVTDTMTEVLGKSGILERLEHDNAGKVTAIVLKIDQMEAFEIIKSSDALKKKMAEAIDSFASGS; encoded by the exons ATGAAAAGAACACTCAAAGCATTCGTCAATCTAGCTCTTTCTTCTCAATCACATCCACCACTACCCATCAGACAGCTTTCGGTTTTAAGGGCTctctccaccaccaccaccaccaccaccactagAGTCTCAACTGAGAGTAAGGAGAAAGAATCCAAGAAAGACTCTTTCATTCTTGAAAAATTTAGGCAGAGAAAACTTCAGGGTTCTTTGAAAACAACAATAGCAACAACTACCAAGCAACAGGAAAGGTCAAATTGTCGTGCTGATGTAGTAGTTGGGAGCAAAAGTGAGGCGAGTATAGGAGAGGTGGTGTCTGGTTTTGAAGAGTTGGGTTTGAAAGAAGAAGTGGCAATGGCTGCTGGTGAATTGGGTGTTTGGGTTCCTACTGAAATTCAATGTGTTGGTATTCCTGCTATTTTGGAAGGCAAGAGTTTGGTTTTGAGTTCAAATTCTGGGTCTGGCAGGACTCTCTCTTACTTGTTACCTCTTGTTCaa TTGTTGAGAGGAGATGAGGCTTTGTCTGGAATGAAGCCTAAGCAACCCAAAGCTATTGTCTTATGCACCACAGAGGAGCTATCTGATGAG GGATTTCGCATCGCTAAGTCTATCAGCGATTTTGCACGACTAAGCCGAAGTGGCTCTGATCATCTGTCTCCAGAGAATATGTCAAAACCCCCTATTGGAATGCTAATAGGAACACCTTTTGAGGTTGTCCAGCAAATTGAGGAGGGAAGCATTGCAACTGATGATATCAAATACTTG GTATTGGATGATGCAGATGCCATGTTTGATAATGGCTTTGGTCCTGAAATCAGCAGGATTATAAGTTCATTAAAAAATCGAAAATCGCAATCAAATGATCAAAGACTCCAAACTGTTTTAGTTACTGATACAATGACAGAG GTATTgggaaaaagtggtattttggAGCGTCTTGAGCATGATAATGCCGGAAAAGTGACTGCAATAGTGTTGAAGATAGACCAGATGGAGGCGTTTGAGATTATCAAGTCCTCAGATgctctgaagaagaaaatggccGAGGCTATTGACTCCTTTGCATCAGGATCTTGA